The following coding sequences are from one Nicotiana tomentosiformis chromosome 3, ASM39032v3, whole genome shotgun sequence window:
- the LOC108947141 gene encoding uncharacterized protein: MASDNGISSATIAAMTIALSRRTIVPPAEKPGKFSGANFKGWQQRVFFWFTTLGMQKYTSEEPPVPAADIPDNEKFMIVEAWKQADFLCKGYILRALENDLYNVYSAMNTSKELLDALEKKYKTEDTCLKKFVVAKFLDYKIMDSKTVGIQVQELQLIFHDLIAEDFKNYFKHKRKEMKLEDLVIRLEIEEDNKTAEKKSRRNSMIMGANIVEETAPKSKKRKRSSGLTKEQNKKKFKGSCYNYGKTSHKAPNCRLPKKDKKKGHANIVEKNDDIDDLRAMLLECNLVGNSKEWWIDYGATRHVYINATKRMLASKFDMKDLGIADVILEIRIH, from the exons ATGGCAAGTGATAACGGAATTTCTTCTGCAACTATTGCGGCAATGACGATAGCCTTGTCAAGACGAACTattgttccaccggcagagaaaccggggaaattttctggagccaacttcaaaggatggcagcaaagggtgttcttttggtttaccacacttggtatgcagaaatacactagtgaagaacctccagtgcctgctgcggataTACCGGACAACgaaaaattcatgattgttgaggcgtggaaacaggcagattttctttgcaaaggatATATCTTAAGAGCTTTAGAgaatgacttgtacaatgtgtacagtgcgatgaatacttcgaaagaattattgGACGCACTTgaaaagaagtacaagactgaagatacatgcttgaagaagttcgtggttgccaagtttctagactataaaattaTGGACAGCAAAACTGTTGGaatccaagttcaggagcttcaacttatttttcatgaccttattgctgaag atttcaagaactattttaagcacaagcgcaaagaaatgaagttggaagatcttgtgatacgTCTcgagattgaggaagacaacaaaacagccgagaagaagtctcgtagAAATTCAatgatcatgggagctaatatcgttgaggagactgctccaaaaagtaagaagagaaagaggtcttctggactgactaaggagcagaacaaaaagaaattcaagggcagctgctacaattatGGAAAAACTAGTCACAAAGCCCCtaattgtcgtctcccgaaaaaggataagaagaagggacatgccaacatagtggagaagaatgatgacattgatgatctgcgTGCAATGCTTttggaatgcaacctagttggaaattcgaaggagtggtggattgactatggagccactcgacatgttt atataaatgctactaagcgcatgttggctagcaaattcgacatgaaagacttgggaattgctgatgtgatcttagaaATCAGAATTCATTga